The Stigmatopora argus isolate UIUO_Sarg chromosome 1, RoL_Sarg_1.0, whole genome shotgun sequence genome segment cctggatttgtacccaggaccccagagctgtgaggccgacgcactaaccactcgtgccaccgaGCCGCCCTTTCTTGAAACTCTTAAAATAGAAATACTTGCTACAGACagagaaataaaaacactgCCATAACTGCGACTAAGGGACTTCCGGATTCATCACGCGATGCTCCATTGAATGAAAGCGATAGATGCCACAAAGAAGCCATTTGTTGATTCTAGTGAATGTAATTGACCTTAGGCAttgattcatttaatttatGTACTTCCATTAACGGCTGTCGAGTGAATGCACTTATTGCattatccattcatttcaatgggaaaaggtGGCTGTAGAGGTCCCAATAAGCATGGCCAGAACAAGTTAAATGTCTTAACGCAACATGATCATTAAAGTTAAGAGCCTGAAGAATATCTTGTCAAACACTATATATGGCCAACTCGAATTCAGTTTTGACACTGGAAAAATGTCATGCTTTCGGATACTGCAACAAGGCTGTACTCTTGTGTCGCTATCTGTAGCTGGGACCATGCTGGTACCTCAGAGAACAACAGAAGATGGCTTTGAGTTCCACTTTTCTCTAAACTACCTCGGCCACTTTTTACTAACCAACCTGCTGCTTGACATACTGAAGAAATCAGGGAAACCAGGCTTTTGTTCCCGTATCATCAACATGTCCTCTGCAACACACTACGCTGGGATTATACACATGGACGATCTCAACAGAAGGTAAAAGAACTCAGATGTTCATATACACATCATTAGTTTATTTTTCACATGGTGTTACTTTTCTGTGTATTTCAAACTCAAAACTTCTAATTATGTAAAGTATGtcgacaatatttttttctggtctTTTCGCTCCCTTTCCCAGGGCAAGTTACAGTTCCCATGGTGCCTATGCCCAAAGCAAACTAGCTTTAGTTCTTTTCACCTATAACCTCCAAGATCAGATGACAACCAAAGGTTTCCCGGTGATGGTCAACGCGGTGGATCCGGGAATGGTGGACACGGCGCTTTACGACAACCTGTGGAGCCTTGCAAAACTACTCAAAAGGCCATTTGCCAAGACTTTGTTCAGGGTATGTCAACAATAAACGCCAGTCTGTAACTGAgtccttgatctcagaactgtgaggcatagTGCTTAAACAGTCACCCACTGATATCTTCAACAATTGGGTTGTTCCTTCTCTCCTCTTAGACTCCATCAGAAGGTGCCTCCATCAGCATGTATGCCGCAGCTGCTTCTGAGATGGAAGGAGTGGGTGGCTGCTACCTCTACAATGGCGAAAAGAGGCAATCAGCCGAAGACTCTTACGACTGCGAGCTTCAAGTACGATTGTGGGAAAAAAGCTGTGCGCTCGTAGGGCTGCAGAAGGCTTGAGAAGCAAGACACTTAACCAATTAAACAGAAACCAAGAGAGACACATTATTCATTTAAAGTAAGGAAAATACAGCAGACACAAGGTTTTTACACTGTTGACAATAGAAATATACtgtataaagttttttttacacttttgttAGACCAGACATTCCCAACCACCATGGTGAAGAAATTAGccacattctttcatttttgggtTTCATAAACCAATTCAATGACTGAATGTCAGTTATACTATAACTATAAAATAAGCTGCtttcatttacatatatatgccaATGGCATGTACTGTTTGTGTTTGGATAAAGGTCGTTATCCACCTAACCAGACAGACATCTGTTAAACAGGTGGAGATTGCTGCCcattaaaactaaaatgttttggCTGTGCAATATGTATGAcattatgcattttattttgccttAAATCAATGTCAATGACATACGTCATACAATCATCACAATATCTTCACCAGGATCCAGCAATACTTGGCTCCAACTATGAAGGCTTCCATGTTGACCACGTTTTAATTACGTGATGCTGTTTGCACaattttcatggaaaaaaataaagatttattTGACAAGCACTTGTACAGTATAAATGCTATGCGCCTGTGTGTGTGACCTAGACActgcaaatttaaataaaaatacaaatttacaaaGCAGAACACTTGTTAAAAACTGTGGAGTTGAGAGGGAGAGATGATgaaattcatgtatttattctgTTTGCCTATTTTGGCTCTCGTCTGGAAACCAAAAGTCATTCAAATTTGACCTAAAAAAGATCATCCCTAAGCTTTATTTTTACCTCCACAACGCAAGATGGCGGTAGATGCTGTACAATCACCGAAGCTTTGCTAGTGCTATAGTCAACGAAAAAGACGCACACTCGTGTCGTGGTGCGGAACCCAACCTAAAACAAATATCGTAATATCTCCCAAGGAGCTTGACTTTTTGGAATAATGGTTGGAAAAATTAAGAAAGTCCGTCAGAGGTTGCATCAGAAAGCAGTGAAACTGACGGGGTTGCCGACTGATGATTCGTCAAAGAAGCCGGACAATCCCATCTCCTTCCAAGCACTGCAACCGAGCCATTTCGGTGTGCAAAATGGCTCTCCTAAATTTACAGCAAATGCTCATGTAAGTACAGTCCGTCGTCGGTAATGTGTCTGTACCACTACGAGTCTTGTCGTAAAATATTGAATGTAACGCGACATTCCACTTTCCACCCTCAGTAACGTTCATACCGCCTTCTTTAACACAATTAGCGGCTCATCCACATGTCTTGTATTTGAGCCGGTGtgcgagtgtttagcgcgtcggcctcacagttctggggtcgagggttcgatcccaggtctgtcgtcattgtgtggagtttccatgttctccttgggattgcgtgggttttctctgggtaccccagtttcctcccacacccccaaTACATGCATACTAAGTtaattgatcactctaaattgcaacagaatgaatgattgtccttagtctccttgtgccctgctattggctggcctccCATATAGGGTGCTACCTGCCtgctgcccgtagttggctcggataggctccagcacccctgcgacccttctGTGGATAAGTGgctcagaagaaaaaaagattaatgtgAAAATTCTGGGTGGGGAGCACCCTGAACTAGTATAAAACAGCAAATGTGTGTGCCTTTTTCAGTTTCATGTAGATTTTAACAgcattaaaatgtttgtttcttcAAGTGATTTCTGCGCTGTGGGTTATTTTACCTACTGATTTAATATTGCTGCTTTCAAACCGCAAAtattgccattttatttttcattgaagCTTGTTTGTTTAAATTTCTACTGAATGATTGATTGTTCTGCAGGCCCAGAACCAAATGTCTACCCCTCCTAGCATATTTTCAGGGACAGAAATTACTCCAGAAGCCCTACGGCAAACTTTAACCTTCAAAGaccctccagcaccctccacgccAGCCAAGACGGGTAAGatttgcaaacatttatttttacatttaatacaACATGAGTTTGCCTCGTTTCATCTTCACAAGTAAACAATGTCTTTTGTGTGTTGTGCTTGTAGCTCCCACTGAAAAAAAGAACGTAAtgtcaaagaaagaaaaaatgaaagaaaggagAGAACGATGGCTCAACAGTGAGTAAATGGATTATTTAATGGATGTCCCCAAAAAGTAACATAACGCTCGGTGAAATGGAAGCTTCACGTGCTCACCGTGTTTGGGTTTCCTTTACAGAAATAAGCACCATCAAGCTGACAAAGGAGCGTCTGGCGGCGCAGGCCCGGCGAAAGGCCACTCCAGTTGTGGGAGACATGAGTGTTCTTGCGGAAGCCCTGCCGGAGCTTTCAGAACTCATCTCCCCAGCGACGACACCCCTCACTGGCCCCACAGCTCGCCGCAAAAGCAAATTGTAAGTTGACTGAAAATGAACGTGCCGCgttgtacaagttttgcaaacCTGCCGTCTCCAAAAATATGACACGTACGCTAAACAGTTTCTGCTTGAAAGTGATTGTTAgtgaatattattttgtttttgtaaccaACCCACAATTTCCCTCTCTTCCACAGGCCTGTTAAAAAGTGCGCAGGGACAAATTTCAGTCAGATGAGACCGGTACAGAAACGCAAACTCTTgtaagtcgttttttttgttcattattcCCTGTAATTAATATCATCAAATGATCTGTGCTTATTTTCTTATGTTCTTGCTACAGGGAATCAGAAATCAGTAGGTTTGGCGAGGCAGTGAAAATTCTCAGTAGCAAAAGGAATCCTCTTAATGACATCTCGGAGCATTTAAGGAAGAGGCTAAAGCAATTAGAAGAAGAATCCAGTTAACATCAGCTGGATGTTCTTAAcctcatgcattttttttaaagacaagacGGTAACTTCGGCAGCCTCAACTGACGAGTGGCTTTCCCGACGAATGCTTTGTTTTTAGCCGATGAACGGGAATAAATTCTGTTTTCAATGATTGTGACGCTTGCGTGGGTGAACAGGGGTAGAGTTGACCCCTGCTATGGAGGAAAATATTTGCTAACTATTATTGTCCCATGAAATCAAATGGAAGAATTAGCCAACAATTACTAGTTGTGTATCAAAAGCAGTTTATTAGAGACTTTAAGGAGACAAGAACACAGTAAGCAATTTGACTTATTTTTCCTAGAAATGTTTCACCTAAATCCGTGATGAAGCAAATGTGCATTCAAAGTCGTAATAAGATGGCAGTGTTGGGAGGTggtctttgactttttttttctcatcccaTCTAGAAGTCATTACAGataatcattttaattcacTTACAAAAGACGTTTCGCGATCATATTTATAGAGAAAATGTTTGGCTTAAGAATGCTAAAACAGTCATTTGTGGTTTATCATGTAACTGAAATTGttgtgaaacaaaaacaatacaaattggATTCTAATAGTAGCACTGTTGCTGTTAAAGTTATGTTTTTGTCCTACACTGTGAAAATGTCACTCATTTTTGCAGAGaagaaaatacaatatacaCAGAT includes the following:
- the dhrsx gene encoding polyprenol dehydrogenase, with protein sequence MYPLEILVPLLKLYYCGIRVLIYQMFHRSFTLPALQNQNGRVGIITGGTRGMGYETARHLARLGMHVIIAGNEEEEGLAAARTIQGECKNGKAEFLFLDLTSLKSVRKFVETFKRRGLPLHVLVNNAGTMLVPQRTTEDGFEFHFSLNYLGHFLLTNLLLDILKKSGKPGFCSRIINMSSATHYAGIIHMDDLNRRASYSSHGAYAQSKLALVLFTYNLQDQMTTKGFPVMVNAVDPGMVDTALYDNLWSLAKLLKRPFAKTLFRTPSEGASISMYAAAASEMEGVGGCYLYNGEKRQSAEDSYDCELQVRLWEKSCALVGLQKA
- the slx9 gene encoding ribosome biogenesis protein SLX9 homolog; its protein translation is MVGKIKKVRQRLHQKAVKLTGLPTDDSSKKPDNPISFQALQPSHFGVQNGSPKFTANAHAQNQMSTPPSIFSGTEITPEALRQTLTFKDPPAPSTPAKTAPTEKKNVMSKKEKMKERRERWLNKISTIKLTKERLAAQARRKATPVVGDMSVLAEALPELSELISPATTPLTGPTARRKSKLPVKKCAGTNFSQMRPVQKRKLLESEISRFGEAVKILSSKRNPLNDISEHLRKRLKQLEEESS